The genomic stretch TTGGAGTTGCAATCCGCTCTATAGCTGGGTCGTCAGCGAGATTGATAAAAAGGACAGCCCTCTCTATTGCACCTGTTTTATTAAAATCGGTCCTAAAGAATTCTGCCTCCTCATAAGTGATACCCATAGCACCAAAAACGACTGCAAACTCCTCTTTGCTTCCAAGTACCTTAGATTGACGTGCAACTTGGGCAGCCAGCCGATTATGAGGGAGACCTGAGCCTGAAAATATAGGTAGCTTCTGTCCCCTTACCAATGTATTTAAGCCGTCTATTGCGGACACACCTGTCTGGATAAATTCGTTCGGATAGTCGCGTGCACATGGATTAAGTGGAGCACCATTTATATCAGCAAGCTCATCAGGAATAATCTTTGGTCCACCATCTATTGGGATACCGAGCCCATTAAATGTTCTACCTAATATATCTCTTGATAAAGGTAGTTCAATCCCTTTAGCTAAAAATCTAACTCTACTCTTAGGAATATCTACACCCCGTGTCCCACCAAACACTTGGATAAGAGCACGGTCACCATCAACTTCAAGTACCTGACCTTGACGCAACTCTCCTGTTGGCAGTTTAATCTCGGCAAGCTCACTGTACTTTACACCTTCTACACCTTCAACAAGCATCAAAGGACCTGAAATATCTGCTATTGTCCGATAATCCTTAATCATATTATCTTAAACCATCAATTTCACTATTTATCTCTTTTTCAATTTCTTCTATATCTTTTAGTTTGGTTTCTTGAGTATATTTTGCTTTTGCTATCCGTTCAAGGACTTTGAGAGTATGGATTTTGTCTGTAGTTATACCCCTCTTTAACGCCTCATGTGATTTACCATAAAAATGGAGTATCAACTTAAGCATCATATACTGCTTAGTTATAGATGTGTATGTATCAAGTTCATGGAATGCATTTTGGTGCAAGAAGTCCTCCCTTATAGACCTCGCTACCTCAAGGAGTAACCTATCATCCTGTGACAACGACTCAAGCCCAACCAGTCTTACAATATCCTGTAACTCTGCCTCTTTTTCAAGAATTCGCATTGCTTCCCTAATCAACTCTGGAAACTCTCTTGCCACTTTGTCTTCAACCCATTGCCTTGTTGAATCTGTGTATAACGAATACGAAGTAAGCCAATTTATAGCCGGGAAATGGCGTGCCTCTGCAAGCCTATCCTCAAGGCTCCAAAATACCTTTACTACCCTTAGCGTAGCTTGAACTACAGGGTCGGCGAGGTCGCCACCTGGTGGTGACACTGAGCCAATCACAGTTAGCATACCTTCACGATTATCAGAACCCAGACATCTGACTCTACCAGCACGCTCATAGAATTCGGCTACCCTCGTTCCAAGATATGCAGGATAGCCCTCTTCACCAGGCATCTCTTCAAGCCTACTAGATATTTCACGCATAGCTTCTGCCCACCTTGAAGTTGAGTCTGCCTGCAAAGCTACAGAATAACCCATATCCCTAAAGTATTCACCAATTGCTACCCCTGTATAAACAGAGGCTTCACGGGCAGCTACTGGCATATTTGAAGTGTTAGCTATAAGCACGGTGCGCTTCATCAATGGCTCGCCTGATTTTGGGTCCTTAAGTCTTGGGAATTCAATTAAGACATCGGTCATCTCGTTACCACGCTCACCACAGCCTACAAATAAGATTATGTCTGCATCTGCCCACTCTGAAATCTGGTGCTGTATGACAGTTTTACCAGACCCAAATGGACCTGGGACACAGGCAGTGCCACCTTTAGCGACAGGAAAAAAAGTATCTATTACACGCTGTCCCGTATACATTGGGACTTCGGGTGGCAACTTTTCAGTGTAAGGTCGTGGACGACGCACAGGCCAGCGTTGCATTAAAGTTATGTCCCTAACTCTATCTTTACACTTAATCTTACAAACTGTGTCTTGAACCGTAAAATCACCTTCTTTAATCTCGATTATTTCACCCAAAATTCCGGGTGGCACCATTATACGATGGGTTACAAGGACTGTCTCTTGAACCTCACCTATAACATCTCCACCTGATACTTTTTCTCCTTTTTTAACACTTGGCTTAAAATACCACAACTTCTTCCTGTCAAGTCCGGGTAAGCTGATACCTCTTGTAATATTATTGCCTGTAAGCTCTCTTATTAGGGTGAGTGGACGCTGTATCCCATCATAAATTGACTCAATAAGCCCAGGCCCAAGCTCCACAGACAATGGCTCAAAAGTCAAGTAAACTGGCTCACCAGGTCCAATACCCGATGTCTCCTCATATACCTGGATTGATGCAAGGTCACCCTTTAACTCAATTATCTCACCAATTAGACGCTTCTCCGACACCTTTACTACATCGTACATCTTGGTACCACTCATCCCACTCGCTACCACAAGTGGCCCCGATACCTTAACAATCCTGCCTTCCATATTATTCTCTTATTTCTACAAAAAAAGCAACACTATAAGAGGAGGGAATTGGTTCTTTCTTTTTGGCTAAAAGGTGGAATATTAAGTCGCTACTTGTGATAACCAATAGCTCCAAGATTCGCTCAACTGTGTAGTGGTTCTCCATAAATTCCTCATAGGAAATAACTTTAAACTTTTTCAAGTCCTCCAAATACTTAATTAAAAGCTCAAGCTTCCGTTTTACCACTTCGGGTGACATTTCTCAACTCCTTTATGTATGCTCTTATAAACTCTCCTCGTAATTTTCGTATTTTTTCAGTGTCAAGATATTTCTTCCACGCTTTTAGTTTGTATTCCTCAAAAAGCCCATCTCTTTTCTCGGACGAAAACTTACCTTTGGAAAAGATTTCAAACTCAAGTAATGGGTCAGTATGTGGGGTTATTACAGTTAAGTCTACAGACCCTACAAATATACAATCAAGCTCACAAATAAGTCTTAATTTATTAATTTCGGAGTCCTCTGGGACAACAGCAATATCAATATCGCTCATCTTGTAAGTTTTTGAGCCTACACAAGAGCCAAATAAAACAAGTAAAAAATTTTATTCTCCTTACAGAATTTTTTAATTTTATTAAGATAAAGATTATACTTCATTGCTTTCTCATGCCCAAAAACCATTTATTCAGTAATTTCAAAGTTACCAGTATCCCAAGCATGACACTTAGGACAGCCAACCGGCTCTCCTATTTCTGCATCACCAACTGTTTCTACGTCCTTTTCTTGAATATATCTGAAAAGTCTTGAAAGATACGTTCATAACGTTTTATTTTCTCGCTTCCCCATTCTTCTTTGAAGTCCTCACGCAATATATAAACACCATCAAGTTCATATTCTGATATTATTCTATCTCTACTCTTTCCATCAATTCTCCCTCTTTTTGTAAAATCTATGTCAAAATCTTCATCGTGATCAACAGTAGCTAAAAATATTTTAATGTTCTTTGTAACATTAGATGAAAGCAATTTGAGTTTCCAATAACATGCTTGTGCAATCCTTTCTCTTAAACTGGTTTTACAAGAAATAATAGCTATTACTGTTGATTTCCATGTATTATCGGTATTAAAATCTACAATTACCAAATCAGCGTCGGGAAGCAACAGATATTTTTCATATTTTACAGCAAGTTTTCTGAAAATAACTTCGTTTTTCTTTTTCTTAATTTCATCTTTTGTTAAAACTGCTAAACCTTTCAAAGCTTCATCGTTTTCCTTAACCTCCCTAACATACGCCTTAATTATAGAGCCTACAATTCTTTCAAATTTATTACCAATAAAAGAATGCCAAGATTGTTCAGCACTTCTTAAATGTGGATAATGCGTAGTTAAGATAGTCACATACTCATCTTTAAGTTTTTTAATTTCATTCCAGCCTTCTTTTGGATTTATTTCTCCTTTTTCTATCTGCTGAATTATTTTTAATACTTTTTGTTTTGGGTCACTCATAAATTTTTCCTCCCCTCTCATAATGTGTCCACTTAATTTCTCTTTTAAAAGATTTTTTTAATAAGTCTGGATGTGGCTTTCGCATAATTAAAAGATATTTAAATCCGCGTAGATAAAAATTAAAGCGGATTGCCCTATTATACCATATACCTGTATTAGAGGTTTGTCCCCTACGAGTAACACAAATAATATCCACTGGTTCAAAATATTTGCACAATTGTTCATAAATCTTAAAACCTACAGGTGTAAACTTTTTCTTAACCCATTGGTCACCAATAAGCCATCCTAATACTTTTCCATATTTCAATACTCGGTAACATTCACACATGACTTTCTCAAGTTCCTCATAAAATTTCTCTGTTTCTGAAGAAATTTTTCCGATATCATCAGGGTGCTCATTATATCTAACATTGTCTCCA from bacterium encodes the following:
- a CDS encoding BsaWI family type II restriction enzyme, whose protein sequence is MSDPKQKVLKIIQQIEKGEINPKEGWNEIKKLKDEYVTILTTHYPHLRSAEQSWHSFIGNKFERIVGSIIKAYVREVKENDEALKGLAVLTKDEIKKKKNEVIFRKLAVKYEKYLLLPDADLVIVDFNTDNTWKSTVIAIISCKTSLRERIAQACYWKLKLLSSNVTKNIKIFLATVDHDEDFDIDFTKRGRIDGKSRDRIISEYELDGVYILREDFKEEWGSEKIKRYERIFQDFSDIFKKRT
- a CDS encoding V-type ATP synthase subunit A yields the protein MEGRIVKVSGPLVVASGMSGTKMYDVVKVSEKRLIGEIIELKGDLASIQVYEETSGIGPGEPVYLTFEPLSVELGPGLIESIYDGIQRPLTLIRELTGNNITRGISLPGLDRKKLWYFKPSVKKGEKVSGGDVIGEVQETVLVTHRIMVPPGILGEIIEIKEGDFTVQDTVCKIKCKDRVRDITLMQRWPVRRPRPYTEKLPPEVPMYTGQRVIDTFFPVAKGGTACVPGPFGSGKTVIQHQISEWADADIILFVGCGERGNEMTDVLIEFPRLKDPKSGEPLMKRTVLIANTSNMPVAAREASVYTGVAIGEYFRDMGYSVALQADSTSRWAEAMREISSRLEEMPGEEGYPAYLGTRVAEFYERAGRVRCLGSDNREGMLTVIGSVSPPGGDLADPVVQATLRVVKVFWSLEDRLAEARHFPAINWLTSYSLYTDSTRQWVEDKVAREFPELIREAMRILEKEAELQDIVRLVGLESLSQDDRLLLEVARSIREDFLHQNAFHELDTYTSITKQYMMLKLILHFYGKSHEALKRGITTDKIHTLKVLERIAKAKYTQETKLKDIEEIEKEINSEIDGLR